A single window of Mugil cephalus isolate CIBA_MC_2020 chromosome 1, CIBA_Mcephalus_1.1, whole genome shotgun sequence DNA harbors:
- the sox18 gene encoding transcription factor Sox-18B: MNLTEPSFSRETLLHPGQVSLGGHWTSGTPSPASDSEMGFEQSLSGDCSSPDGLGTGNMRRTEARISLTAGSGGQSPDLSQAGGVLAGTSDGKAAGAEQRIRRPMNAFMVWAKDERKRLALQNPDLHNAVLSKMLGQSWKALSATDKRPFVEEAERLRVQHLQDHPNYKYRPRRKKTTKKLKRVEPGLLLHSLAQGGAPGLGLGPGAESVSGGSPYGHPGTHPSHHHHPHHLLPSLGHFRDLQAQAHPELETYGLPTPEMSPLDVLEDGESVFFPQHMQEEAGMGGWSGYHHHLHHHNQHYSHHYNSHSHHSSIHSQGSGMSASLGTSMNSSLSPGRGSRLDPRMSSVESNMTSSMTSVTSVSKLNPTHQVTLRSPVKCPPPLPDSSSSVSYPQTSISLPETIKCHQTTLSNAPVSYFSQMYGSSAPNASHFTPSHLGQLSPPPETPPSSCSNSSIPPPSTYLPSVHLEHSNPESSGHLGSSSAEFWSEVDRHEFDQYVNIGRNREEAYGLAMGCGGGSKVLGGRGSSSSVGSRDVSSIMSSVGGCDDGSSPLISALSDASSAVYYSACITG; this comes from the exons ATGAATTTAACCGAGCCCAGCTTTTCTAGAGAGACTCTTCTGCATCCTGGCCAGGTGTCTCTTGGGGGGCACTGGACGTCTGGGACCCCAAGTCCTGCTTCTGATTCTGAAATGGGTTTTGAGCAGAGCCTCTCAGGAGACTGTAGTTCTCCTGATGGCCTCGGGACCGGGAACATGAGGAGAACGGAAGCAAGGATTTCTCTCACAGCCGGTTCAGGGGGACAGAGTCCAGATCTGAGCCAGGCTGGAGGTGTGTTGGCGGGAACGAGCGATGGAAAAGCCGCTGGGGCCGAGCAGAGGATCCGCAGGCCCATGAACGCTTTTATGGTCTGGGCTAAAGATGAGAGGAAGCGACTGGCCCTGCAGAACCCTGACCTGCACAACGCTGTGCTCAGCAAGATGCTCG GTCAGTCATGGAAGGCCCTGAGCGCCACAGACAAGCGACCATTTGTGGAGGAAGCGGAGCGCCTCCGCGTCCAACACCTTCAGGATCACCCAAACTACAAGTACAGGCCTCGTCGCAAGAAGACCACCAAAAAACTCAAGAGGGTTGAGCCAGGGCTCCTGCTGCACAGCCTAGCCCAGGGTGGGGCACCAGGCCTTGGTTTAGGTCCTGGAGCGGAAAGTGTCTCTGGAGGATCTCCTTATGGACATCCGGGCACCCACCCttcacaccaccaccatccccaTCATCTGCTGCCTTCTCTGGGGCATTTCAGAGACCTTCAGGCCCAAGCACACCCAGAGCTTGAGACATATGGCTTGCCCACTCCAGAGATGTCCCCTCTGGATGTTCTGGAAGATGGGGAATCTGTGTTCTTTCCCCAACATATGCAAGAGGAGGCAGGGATGGGAGGCTGGAGCGGGTACCaccaccatcttcatcatcataaCCAGCATTATAGCCATCACTACAACAGTCACAGTCACCATAGCTCCATACACAGTCAGGGATCAGGAATGAGTGCCAGTTTAGGCACAAGTATGAATTCGAGTCTGAGTCCTGGTAGAGGATCCAGACTTGATCCCCGTATGAGTTCTGTTGAATCCAATATGACCTCGAGCATGACCTCTGTCACTTCAGTCTCCAAGTTAAATCCCACTCACCAAGTCACTTTGAGGAGTCCTGTAAAGTGTCCACCACCTCTACctgactcctcttcctctgtttcatACCCTCAGACCTCCATCAGCCTCCCTGAGacaataaaatgtcatcagaCAACCCTGAGCAATGCTCCTGTCAGCTACTTCAGCCAAATGTATGGTAGTAGCGCCCCAAATGCTAGCCACTTCACTCCATCTCATCTGGGGCagctttcacctcctcctgaaactcctccttcttcctgctCAAACTCTTCCATCCCCCCTCCATCAACCTACCTTCCCTCTGTTCATCTAGAGCATTCAAATCCAGAGTCCTCTGGCCATTTAGGGTCTTCTTCTGCTGAATTTTGGTCTGAAGTGGACAGGCACGAATTTGACCAGTATGTAAACATTGGAAGGAATCGAGAGGAAGCCTACGGACTTGCCAtggggtgtgggggtgggtCAAAAGTCCTGGGTGGgcgtggcagcagcagcagcgtagGTAGTAGGGATGTCAGCAGTATCATGAGTAGCGTTGGTGGATGTGATGATGGAAGCAGCCCTCTTATATCTGCTCTGTCTGATGCCAGCAGTGCTGTCTATTACAGTGCCTGTATCACTGGATAA